A genomic segment from Pseudomonas sp. S09G 359 encodes:
- a CDS encoding GntR family transcriptional regulator yields MNEQLQPLKKQPRAGKAGRSGTQDDIVYAHIFEAILEQRLAPGTKLSEEALGEIFGVSRTIIRRALSRLAHEGVVLLRPNRGAVVASPSVEEARQVFMARRLVERAITELAVQHATADQLAELRQMVNDERDSFSRGDRGAGIRLSGEFHLKLAEAAKNAPLISFQRSLVSQTSLIIAQYESGNRSHCSYDEHTQLIDAIEARDAVLAVDLMMHHMDHIDSKLNLDEEGASDDLHAVFSHLLQTKKPGRSSVKL; encoded by the coding sequence ATGAACGAACAGTTGCAACCTCTCAAGAAACAACCGCGTGCCGGCAAGGCCGGTCGCAGCGGAACCCAGGACGATATCGTCTACGCGCATATCTTCGAGGCCATCCTTGAGCAACGCCTGGCGCCCGGAACCAAGTTGAGTGAAGAGGCACTGGGCGAAATCTTCGGCGTGAGCCGCACCATCATTCGCCGCGCGCTGTCGCGCCTGGCCCATGAAGGCGTGGTGCTGCTGCGGCCCAATCGCGGAGCAGTGGTTGCCAGCCCGAGTGTCGAGGAGGCCCGTCAGGTGTTTATGGCGCGGCGCCTGGTAGAGCGAGCAATCACCGAGTTGGCCGTGCAGCATGCCACGGCCGACCAGTTGGCTGAGCTGCGCCAGATGGTCAACGACGAGCGTGACAGCTTCTCCCGTGGCGATCGCGGTGCGGGCATCCGCCTCTCCGGCGAATTCCACCTCAAGCTGGCCGAAGCGGCGAAGAACGCGCCGCTGATCAGCTTCCAGCGCAGCCTGGTGTCCCAGACCTCGTTGATCATCGCCCAGTACGAAAGCGGCAACCGCTCGCACTGTTCCTACGATGAGCACACCCAGCTGATCGACGCGATCGAAGCGCGGGACGCGGTGTTGGCGGTGGATTTGATGATGCATCACATGGATCACATTGACAGCAAGCTCAACCTCGATGAGGAAGGCGCGTCGGATGATCTGCATGCGGTGTTTTCGCATTTGTTGCAGACGAAGAAGCCTGGGCGTTCCTCAGTAAAGTTGTAA
- the dacB gene encoding D-alanyl-D-alanine carboxypeptidase/D-alanyl-D-alanine-endopeptidase produces MIKSLRSVLLASVVLPLALSATAAPINNTLPPNVAQALEKAKLQNTALSLVMIPLNGPGTPTVFNADVSVNPASTMKLVTTYAALEMLGPNHQWKTEFYTDGTLSGGVLHGNLYLKGGGDPKLNMEKLWLLMRDLRANGVQQVTGDLVLDRSFFNQPQLPEFNDDGNDENKPFLVKPDALLVNLKALRFVTRNDSGRVIVSVEPPIASIRIDNQVKVSAAKQCTGDVRYNPVTAADGSVTVTVSGQLAEGCSSQTYLSLLDHATYTAGAVRAIWQELGGSIQGRDIQAPVPKDAKVLARAFSPDLAEIIRDINKYSNNTMAQQLFLSLGAQFRNDADGDDAKAAQRVVRQWLAKKGITAPHLVMENGSGLSRAERVSAREMAAMLQAAWKSPYAAEYISSMPIAGTDGTMRKRLKTTAMRGEAHVKTGTLNTVRAIAGFSRDNNGNTWAVVAILNDPKPWGASSVLDQVLLDLYRQPKAVAAAPVL; encoded by the coding sequence ATGATCAAATCTTTGCGTTCCGTGCTACTTGCCAGTGTTGTCCTGCCACTGGCCCTCTCCGCCACCGCTGCCCCGATCAATAACACCTTGCCGCCCAACGTGGCGCAGGCCCTCGAGAAAGCCAAGCTGCAAAACACTGCGCTGTCCCTGGTGATGATTCCCCTGAACGGCCCCGGCACCCCTACCGTGTTCAACGCTGATGTCTCGGTGAACCCGGCCTCTACCATGAAGCTGGTCACCACCTATGCGGCCCTGGAAATGCTCGGCCCCAACCACCAGTGGAAAACCGAGTTCTACACCGACGGCACCCTCAGCGGTGGCGTGTTGCACGGCAACCTGTACCTCAAGGGCGGCGGCGACCCCAAGCTGAACATGGAAAAACTCTGGCTGCTGATGCGCGACCTGCGCGCCAACGGCGTACAGCAAGTGACCGGCGACCTGGTGCTGGACCGCAGTTTCTTCAACCAGCCGCAGTTGCCCGAGTTCAATGACGACGGCAATGACGAGAACAAGCCGTTCCTGGTCAAACCCGACGCCCTGCTGGTTAACCTCAAGGCCCTGCGTTTCGTCACCCGCAATGACTCAGGCCGGGTGATCGTGTCGGTCGAGCCGCCCATTGCCAGTATCCGCATCGACAACCAGGTCAAGGTTTCCGCTGCCAAGCAATGCACCGGCGACGTCCGCTACAACCCGGTCACCGCCGCCGATGGCAGTGTGACGGTGACGGTCAGCGGCCAGTTGGCCGAGGGCTGCAGCTCGCAGACCTATCTGTCGCTGCTGGATCACGCCACCTACACCGCCGGCGCCGTCCGGGCGATCTGGCAGGAATTGGGCGGCAGCATCCAGGGTCGGGATATCCAGGCGCCGGTGCCCAAGGATGCCAAGGTACTGGCCCGCGCATTTTCGCCGGACCTGGCGGAAATCATCCGCGACATCAACAAATACAGTAACAACACCATGGCCCAGCAGTTGTTCCTGAGCCTGGGCGCGCAATTCCGTAACGATGCCGACGGCGACGACGCCAAGGCCGCACAGCGCGTGGTGCGCCAGTGGCTGGCGAAAAAAGGCATTACCGCGCCGCACCTGGTGATGGAAAACGGTTCCGGGCTGTCCCGCGCCGAACGGGTCAGCGCCCGCGAAATGGCGGCCATGCTGCAAGCCGCGTGGAAAAGCCCCTACGCTGCGGAATACATCAGCTCGATGCCGATTGCCGGTACCGACGGCACCATGCGCAAACGCCTGAAAACCACCGCCATGCGCGGCGAGGCCCACGTCAAGACCGGTACCTTGAACACCGTGCGGGCTATCGCCGGCTTCAGCCGTGACAACAATGGCAATACCTGGGCGGTGGTGGCGATCCTCAACGATCCGAAGCCATGGGGCGCTTCGTCGGTGCTCGACCAGGTGCTGCTGGACCTGTATCGCCAGCCGAAGGCAGTGGCTGCGGCGCCCGTCCTTTAA
- a CDS encoding YggL family protein → MATNRSQRLRKKLCVDEFQELGFELNLDFNEGLSEEAIDAFLEAFIKEAMEANGLGYVGGDDYGLVCLQKRGSVSEEQRAAVEAWLKTRSELTKAEVSPLLDVWYPEKPINAAK, encoded by the coding sequence ATGGCGACTAACCGTTCCCAGCGTCTGCGCAAAAAACTGTGCGTTGATGAATTTCAAGAGCTGGGTTTCGAACTGAACCTGGACTTCAACGAAGGCCTGAGTGAAGAAGCTATCGACGCTTTCCTCGAAGCATTCATCAAAGAAGCCATGGAAGCCAACGGTCTGGGCTATGTTGGCGGCGATGACTACGGTCTGGTTTGCCTGCAGAAGCGTGGCTCGGTCTCCGAAGAGCAGCGCGCTGCCGTTGAAGCCTGGCTGAAAACCCGTTCCGAGCTGACCAAGGCTGAAGTCAGCCCGTTGCTGGACGTGTGGTATCCGGAAAAGCCGATCAACGCGGCTAAGTGA
- a CDS encoding diguanylate cyclase, whose amino-acid sequence MPLQAVRPKILGFISEQASAWLVALVVFLAGGALTIIVAWAASDLYQQQVRQRFQLLVNERYTRLQERFEDQEQRLNSLRRFFANSDDVSREEFDGFARPLLLRARAYSWAPRVFREQRSQFEQDVSRQRGTPFVIRELNSAGELAPAPEREEYVPVLYSQTQSLLGAPLGFDLLAQPLRRSALERAQKSGKLAVSQPMQLVGVEPAYATGVLLVAPVSSLPTSTQSQNEPYGYVMAVISMRQLVADGLPKPDRDNLVMQIVDTSDLQKRVLFESSNAVGDSDLTGARRLTLGDHVYALSLRPSQVFDQANHSSLATILTMGGLLSLLLGALLYVLVSQRQRALKLVEQRTLQLRQRELELRGAHGQLRSVLNAATQVAIIATDLRGVINTFNAGAEQMLGFNAEQVVSKLTLESLHLPSELEARSASLSVALGKRIPPSQAMLVESPDNLHKAREWSLIRQDRSQLTVNMLATVLLDDHGLWIGHLAIYLDITEQKRAYEALAARDRLLKKLSAHVPGGIFQFTLEPHDNWRFIYASDGMRDIYEIETSVLQQDAAKVFERIHPLDVERVRASIRLSALQLSHWREEYRVLLPQRGLRWIRGEATPEELPGGGTLWHGYVSDISDLKRVEEELRALSITDSLTGIHNRRYFQDRLKAEMVRLNRTSGALSVIMLDVDHFKRINDQHGHAVGDGVLQELCKRISQRLRRSDVFCRLGGEEFMVLCPNTDGEQAYRVAMELWQSLRDTPMEPVGIVTASFGVASWRVDEGIDGLLLRADSAVYVAKQAGRDRVEAERIRA is encoded by the coding sequence ATGCCGTTGCAAGCCGTTCGCCCGAAAATCCTAGGCTTTATCAGTGAGCAGGCGTCGGCTTGGCTGGTGGCATTGGTGGTGTTTTTGGCAGGCGGCGCCCTGACGATCATCGTCGCCTGGGCGGCGTCCGACCTCTATCAACAACAGGTGCGCCAGCGCTTTCAGTTGCTGGTCAACGAGCGTTACACCCGCTTGCAGGAACGCTTCGAAGACCAGGAACAACGTCTTAACAGCCTACGGCGTTTCTTCGCCAATTCCGATGACGTGTCCCGCGAAGAATTTGACGGCTTTGCCCGGCCCTTGTTGCTGCGTGCCCGTGCCTATTCGTGGGCCCCGCGGGTGTTTCGCGAGCAGCGCAGTCAATTCGAACAGGACGTGTCGCGCCAGCGCGGCACGCCGTTTGTCATTCGAGAATTGAATTCAGCCGGTGAGTTGGCCCCTGCGCCCGAGCGCGAGGAGTACGTACCGGTGCTCTACAGCCAGACCCAAAGCCTGCTGGGCGCGCCGCTGGGTTTTGACCTGTTGGCCCAGCCGCTGCGGCGTTCAGCCCTTGAGCGTGCGCAAAAGAGCGGCAAGCTGGCGGTGTCGCAGCCAATGCAACTGGTGGGGGTGGAGCCGGCGTATGCCACTGGCGTATTGCTGGTGGCGCCGGTGAGCAGCCTGCCTACGTCAACGCAGTCGCAGAATGAGCCCTACGGCTATGTAATGGCGGTGATCAGCATGCGCCAGCTGGTGGCTGACGGTTTGCCAAAGCCGGACCGGGACAACCTGGTAATGCAGATTGTCGACACCTCCGACCTGCAAAAGCGCGTGCTGTTTGAATCCAGCAATGCCGTGGGCGACAGCGACCTCACCGGCGCGCGTCGCCTGACCCTGGGGGACCACGTGTACGCGCTGAGCCTACGCCCGAGCCAGGTATTCGACCAGGCCAACCACTCTTCGCTGGCCACGATCCTGACTATGGGCGGCTTGCTCAGCCTGTTGCTCGGTGCCTTGCTCTATGTGTTGGTGAGCCAGCGCCAGCGGGCGTTGAAACTGGTGGAACAGCGTACCCTGCAGTTGCGCCAGCGCGAACTGGAGCTGCGCGGCGCCCATGGCCAATTGCGCAGCGTGTTGAACGCCGCCACCCAAGTCGCGATCATTGCCACTGACTTGCGTGGGGTCATCAACACCTTCAACGCCGGTGCCGAGCAGATGCTCGGGTTCAACGCCGAGCAGGTGGTAAGCAAGTTGACCCTGGAAAGCCTGCACCTGCCGTCGGAGCTCGAGGCGCGCTCCGCCAGCCTGAGTGTGGCCTTGGGCAAGCGCATCCCGCCGAGCCAGGCGATGCTGGTGGAAAGCCCCGATAACCTGCACAAAGCCCGTGAGTGGAGCCTGATCCGCCAGGACCGCAGCCAGTTGACCGTGAATATGCTGGCCACCGTGTTGCTCGACGACCATGGTTTGTGGATCGGCCACCTCGCCATTTACCTCGACATTACCGAGCAGAAACGCGCCTACGAGGCCCTGGCGGCCCGCGACCGTCTGCTCAAGAAACTCAGCGCCCATGTGCCTGGCGGGATTTTCCAGTTCACCCTGGAACCCCATGACAACTGGCGCTTTATCTACGCCAGCGACGGGATGCGCGACATCTATGAAATCGAAACCAGCGTGTTGCAGCAGGATGCGGCGAAGGTTTTCGAGCGTATCCACCCGCTGGACGTGGAGCGGGTACGTGCGTCGATTCGCTTGTCGGCCTTGCAGTTGAGCCATTGGCGCGAAGAGTATCGGGTGCTGTTGCCGCAACGGGGCCTGCGCTGGATTCGCGGCGAGGCCACCCCGGAAGAGTTACCGGGCGGCGGTACGCTGTGGCATGGCTATGTGTCGGATATTTCCGACCTTAAGCGGGTTGAAGAGGAATTGCGCGCGCTCTCCATTACCGACTCCCTGACCGGGATTCACAACCGTCGCTATTTCCAGGATCGCCTCAAGGCCGAGATGGTGCGACTCAACCGCACCTCGGGGGCGCTGTCGGTGATCATGCTCGATGTCGACCACTTCAAGCGTATCAATGACCAGCACGGGCATGCGGTCGGCGATGGCGTGCTGCAGGAGTTGTGCAAGCGCATCAGCCAGCGCCTGCGGCGCAGCGATGTGTTCTGCCGCCTGGGCGGTGAGGAGTTCATGGTTTTGTGCCCCAACACCGATGGCGAGCAGGCCTACCGCGTGGCGATGGAGTTATGGCAGTCGCTGCGCGATACGCCGATGGAGCCGGTGGGCATCGTCACCGCCAGCTTTGGCGTGGCCAGTTGGCGGGTCGATGAAGGTATTGATGGGCTGCTGCTGCGCGCCGACTCGGCGGTGTATGTGGCCAAGCAGGCGGGCAGGGATCGGGTGGAGGCCGAGCGGATACGGGCTTGA
- a CDS encoding benzoate/H(+) symporter BenE family transporter: MHDATQAPLRPLADTSASAVVAGFIAMMTGYTSSLVLMFQAGQAAGLTTAQISSWIWAISIGMAVCSIGLSLRYRTPITIAWSTPGAALLITSLGGVSYGEAIGAYITCAVLVTLCGLTGSFEKLVKRIPASLAAALLAGILFKIGSEIFVAAQHRTGLVLGMFFTYLIIKRLSPRYAVLAALLIGTALSGLMGLLDFSGFHLEVATPVWTTPHFSLAATISIGIPLFVVAMTSQNMPGVAVLRADGYTVPASPLITTTGLASLVLAPFGSHGINLAAISAAICTGPHAHEDRNKRYTAAVWCGVFYGIAGVFGATLAALFAALPKELVLSIAALALFGSIINGLTIAMNEPKEREAALITFMVTASGLTLFSIGSAFWGIVAGVLTLLILNWRRA; this comes from the coding sequence ATGCACGACGCCACCCAAGCGCCTTTGCGCCCGCTGGCCGACACCTCTGCGTCGGCCGTGGTCGCCGGCTTCATCGCCATGATGACCGGCTATACCAGCTCCCTGGTGCTGATGTTTCAGGCCGGGCAAGCCGCCGGTTTGACCACGGCGCAGATTTCTTCGTGGATCTGGGCGATCTCCATCGGCATGGCGGTGTGCAGCATCGGCCTGTCGCTGCGTTATCGCACGCCGATCACCATTGCCTGGTCCACACCCGGCGCGGCGCTGCTGATTACCAGCCTGGGCGGCGTCAGCTATGGTGAAGCGATCGGCGCCTATATCACCTGCGCCGTGCTGGTCACGCTTTGCGGGTTGACCGGCAGCTTTGAAAAACTGGTCAAGCGCATCCCGGCATCGCTGGCGGCGGCTTTGCTGGCAGGGATTCTGTTCAAGATCGGCAGCGAAATCTTCGTCGCTGCGCAGCATCGTACCGGCCTGGTGCTGGGGATGTTCTTCACCTACCTGATCATCAAGCGCCTGTCGCCACGCTATGCGGTGTTGGCTGCGCTGCTGATCGGCACTGCGCTGTCGGGGCTCATGGGGTTGCTGGATTTCAGCGGCTTTCACCTGGAAGTGGCCACGCCGGTATGGACCACACCGCACTTCTCCTTGGCGGCGACCATCAGTATCGGCATCCCATTGTTCGTGGTGGCGATGACCTCGCAGAACATGCCCGGCGTCGCCGTATTACGCGCCGACGGTTACACCGTGCCGGCCTCGCCGCTGATCACCACCACCGGCCTGGCCTCGCTGGTGCTGGCGCCATTCGGCTCCCACGGCATCAACCTGGCGGCGATCAGCGCCGCGATCTGCACCGGGCCCCATGCCCACGAAGACCGTAACAAGCGCTATACCGCAGCTGTGTGGTGTGGGGTGTTCTACGGGATTGCCGGGGTGTTCGGCGCCACCTTGGCGGCGTTGTTCGCAGCCCTGCCCAAGGAACTGGTGCTGTCGATTGCGGCATTGGCGTTGTTTGGCTCGATCATCAATGGCTTGACCATCGCGATGAATGAGCCGAAGGAGCGCGAAGCGGCGCTGATCACCTTTATGGTCACCGCGTCTGGCTTGACGCTGTTTTCCATCGGGTCGGCGTTCTGGGGGATTGTGGCGGGGGTGTTGACGCTGCTGATTCTGAACTGGCGCAGGGCATAA